In Limnohabitans sp. TEGF004, the genomic window CGCTTGCTTCTCACCTTCAGAGCGCGCAATGAAAGCTTCGCGTTCACCCGTGGCAATGTTGATTTGTTCTTGACGACGGCCTTCTGAGGCGGCGATCAGCGCACGCTTTTCACGCTCAGCCGTGATTTGCGATTGCATGGCATGCAAGATTTCTTTGGGCGGCGTCAGGTCTTTGATTTCGTAGCGCAACACTTTCACACCCCAGTTCAAGGCGGCTTCGTCAATCGCAGCCACCACTTGCGCGTTGATGATGTCGCGTTCTTCAAAGGTCTTGTCGAGTTCGAGTTTGCCAATCACGCTGCGCAAGCTGGTTTGTGCCAGTTGCGTCACGGCCATGATGTAGTTGGACGAGCCGTAGCTCGCCAAGCGCGGGTCGGTCACTTGGAAATACAAAATGCCATCGACTTGCAGTTGCGTGTTGTCACGTGTGATGCAAATCTGACTGGGCACATCGAGCGGAATTTCTTTGAGGCTGTGCTTTTGAATCACGTTATCAATGAAGGGCACGACAAAGTTCAAGCCCGGTGTGAGGCTGGCGTGGTACTTGCCCAAACGCTCAACCACCCAAGCGTTTTGCTGGGGCACGACTTTGACCGTTTTGACGATGAACAAAACGGCGATGGCCAAAAAGAGAATTGCGATTTCCATAGCTGAGCCTTTGAGAGAAGTTAAATTTTTTCCAGCACCAAGCGGTTGCCTTGCATCTCACTGATGCGGTGCAAGCCAGGTTCGGGTGTCGCGTTCGCCGCACACACAGCAGTCCATTGCGCGCCACGGTGTTTGACTTGGGCGTGGCCTTGGGTGTCCCACGCATCTACCGTCACGGTCTCGCCAATGTCGAGGTGCACATTGCTGTCTTGTGCGTCGTTGCTGAGTGGTTTTTTCAAGTGCCACAGCACGGCAGCAC contains:
- a CDS encoding stomatin-like protein, with product MEIAILFLAIAVLFIVKTVKVVPQQNAWVVERLGKYHASLTPGLNFVVPFIDNVIQKHSLKEIPLDVPSQICITRDNTQLQVDGILYFQVTDPRLASYGSSNYIMAVTQLAQTSLRSVIGKLELDKTFEERDIINAQVVAAIDEAALNWGVKVLRYEIKDLTPPKEILHAMQSQITAEREKRALIAASEGRRQEQINIATGEREAFIARSEGEKQAAINKAQGEAASITAVADATAQAIERIAAAIRQPGGEQAVQLKVAEQAVQAYGKVASDATTTLIVPSNMTEVSGLIASAMQMVKLNK
- a CDS encoding NfeD family protein, encoding MDNPTLWLIVAGVLVMAELLTGTFYLLMLSLGATAAALTAYADGTLTWQIVTAAVVGGGAAVLWHLKKPLSNDAQDSNVHLDIGETVTVDAWDTQGHAQVKHRGAQWTAVCAANATPEPGLHRISEMQGNRLVLEKI